The genomic window ACACAGATTTCTTATTCCTTTCAACCCACAAACGGATGCTAGCTTGGTCATCTAGATCTAATTCATGAGTAGACCTCTTAATGATCATTCCAAGTTTTTGTATGTACTGAGAAGCGAGGGTATTAACTTTTGCATCTGAACCACAATAACGTTGAATTCCTTCTATATGTGTTTGCAACACATTCTCCTCAGGGACTCCTAGATAAATCAAGGACATTGTCTGCTGCTGGATTTCACTGCAGATATACGGGATCTTCTTGGCACCTGGGCCGATAGCATCCCTATCGAGCGGTCCATGGCATATGAATCCAGACTTATTAATGTGGCGCCTCTCGTGATATATAATAAGTGCAACCGAAGGACGAGTGTACAGACGCTTAATAGTAAAATGGCAAGTGCAACCCCGCATGGACTGTGGTCGAGCAGCACGGTTCCTTGTGTTAAGCCTATACCTCCGACTGGGTAAGATAGTCCCTCCCTCTCCATAATTCTCAGGACCAAATGAACACCAGTATCtataaaatatgaagaaaagagGACTTGATAAGATAAGATGGCTAGAAActcaaagaaaacaacaaaaatatgataaatttgcTTGAGTTTCACAGAGAATGCATTATGTACTCACAGCCGATACATAAGATACTCATCACTTTTATATTCCTTCAAGCTAcccctttctcttttccttcctttttcAATGTGAAATCGAGTAGGGCACTCCGCAATGGAGCATTCACCATTTATGAAATCATTAACCCGAGCATACGGAATCAAAGCTACATCATCAACATGGTGCTCATTTCCAACCTTTGTCCAAGTTAAATCAGCAGCAGAGAACTCCTCATCTGCAGGATCTTGAACTGGGATATCATCTATTGAATCCTTTATTTCCATGCAATACTTGATTCTCCAACAATGAGATTCTAGTTAGAGATTCCTACAAAAGCTGAAGAACACTGAACGTCAAGCAAACACTGTAACTGATCAACACATGAAGGAATAAAGGGCAAACCAGTATAAAAGTTTTGCAGTTAAGAGACTGAATGCCTAATTAACTAACATTCAAAAAGACAGGCACATCTGACTTGTAAATtcacaaaaacaactcaagacTTCTATGACAATCAACATCACCTCAGTCATATTCTTCAAAGAAGCAATATTTCGTTATTTTGCCTACCATTAAATATTCAAAAGAGAAGAATATGTCCAGTTGAGGACTCAAATAGTAATATTTCAAACCATGCAAATAACCATCCAGTTTCCACATTCTGTAAATTATACACATTCTGTAAATTATACACATTCTGTAAATTATACAACCATGCAAAAAATTGTAAACTACTGCTTGGATCATTTTACTCCACCATGTTCAAGCACATCTGTACATCCTTTGAGCCACTAATTTCACATGCGTGCATACAATCATACAAAGTGTAGATCACCTTGTGTTCTCAAGTTATCCACCTTGAGCAATCCATACCAAACTTTTAATGACTTCACACCTTTGAAATTCCACCATATAACTGTTACCTCTACTCCAAGAGAACTAAATCCAATTAAATTTTGGCTTCgctacaataatattttatcactCTAAAACAATTGCAATAATTTCCACTGCTACCACTAGAACCACTTTAAATGAATACAAACAACGTCCTTCCTTCTTCATAACTCAATAGATTGAATTGACTCAGCATAGCAAAACAAAAAACTCCAACAAGCCCTAATTATACAAAGACCACAAAAGAAAAGAGGAGCTTTTTATCAGCTGAAGACCTAATtaaaaaagttcaaaaataaGTATGAACCAAATTGCACAAACTAACTACCTAAACGAAAGGTCGaacatattagaaaataattaaaatttatgaaaaaaaaattaaaccgaTGAACTCTCATAGCCATTAAGCACCTCCAAACCCTAAAGAAAGCAACACCAGCCGATAAAAAACGTAACTTGGCCAGGCTGAACGAAAGCCAGCTTTACGAGCCCTATCTGTTCGATAAAATGCCCAACAGACTTCCAAGTTTTCAAAATCCAAAGAATTAAAGTAAAGCAGGGGGCAGAGCTGGAGCGCAGGAAGACAAGTACCTCTGGATAAAGGGAGGAAGCTATGCCCAGTGCGGACGCGCAGAGGAATGACGGAGATCAGGGCAGCACGGCGACGGTGTCGACGCTGGGGCGCGCTTGGCACTGTGTTTGTTAAGCAAGGGCTGGGGTTTGGCGAGGCTTTGATCTGCGGATCGGATCACTAGTGCCTTTTAACGGGTCTCGGATCCGGGTCTTATTACTCAGAGATCCGAATTCTCTTTTTATGTgccattaatttttaatatcttCTTCCTAATAAACCCAAAATTTTAAGGTCCAAATAGACCTGACCGCGGTTCGGTTCGAACCGTAGAACCAAACCGAACCGCCACTATTAGAACCGAACCGGAATCAGTATAAAGGTTCGGGTTCCCAAAGCCGAAACCTTAACGGAACTTTTAAGGTTCGGTTAAGGTTCTATGAGTTAAAACCGGAACTCGAACCGAACCCGGAACCGAACCGCGGTTCCggttctattttttatttttttaaataaaatatatatataatataattttttatattttttaattaattggaattaaattatttagaaccgAAACCGAGCCGGAACCATATTGGAACCGAGCAGAAGCCCGGAACCTTATGACTatggttcggttccggttctatagtttataaaaccggaaccggcggttttgaaccggaaccgaaccggaaccgaaccgtgGTCAGGTCTAGGtccaaatcaattaaataaaattttaattttaatgttactaattaaaaattacattattcgAACTAAAagtcaatttattatttaaatttatgtatatattatacagAGCTCTCGTATCATTTGCGGACATCATTTATAAGCATCTTTGGATAGAGCACTGTTGGATCAACATCCAATGCCCTCTCTACCCTGATgtgttttctctaaattttaaCTCAATTAGtcatttttaagtttttctcttttttatttttcatcttttgcgAATGTTTATAGATGTTTACAGATGATGTTTACATCATTCGTTTTTAATCTCTTTCTTTATCTTACTTTTCATCATCCACAAACAAATAAtgtttttagtatatatatatgaaaatttacaGGGAGTTATCCGTAAAAGATGCACAAATGGATGAAGGTGATATCGAATCGGGTTAAAATGTTTCCATCTATCGTTAACGGGTTTGAACCCGCATACCCGAATCCGATTGGGGGCTTTGTTATTTCTATAAAATCCGCGAAGCAGGGTCAGTGAGAGCTCTACCGCGGAAAGGCCTTATCCTCACTGGTATACTCTGAAACTTCGAACCCTATCCGTTTCCCTgagtttcattgtttttctaaGCTAGATTTATGGATTTGATGCTCACTAGTATTTGCATTTTGTTGCTTGAGTGCGTGCTACTACGGATTGTTCTCTTTTGTGCTTTTGCTGGAATAGTATAGAGTTTTGGTTCTTTTGATGAATTTATTCGGAGTTATTCAGCTAATTAGTCATGGGACTGCTTGGTTTCTATTTAGGTTGTGGTTTCATACGGATTTTAGTGATATGGTTGTTCAAAAATTGTAGCTTTGCCTTGGTAATCTTTTGGGTTTAGTTGAATATTGTGCTTAAATAATGCTCATTTTTCTTTATACTGAAGATGAATTTTGTGCAAAATTCTGCATCTAGCCATTCATTCATGGGCATGCTTGGCTTGCGTTTAGTTTGAATTTTCAtgctatatttttatgatatggGTGCCCAAAAATTGCAGCTTAACCTTGGCAATCTTTGTGGTTTGAGTTGAACATTGATTTGGTGTGCTTGGTTGatgttttttctctttatactgatgatttttttatgatatgaaTTTGTTTGTGTGGTTTCCGTTTTAGTCTGAGGTTTTCATGGCAATTTTTTAAAGCATGGTTTCCCAAAAATTAGTGCTTTACCATGTTAACCTTCTGGCTTGAGTTGAAGATTTATTTTGTGTGCTTAATTGATGCTCATAAATTGTTGTGAATTGTTATATGGAGTTTTGGTATTACATTTTTTATATCCTGTAAAATTAGAGTTTGTTAATGGTTAAAAGGAAGCAGATTGTATTACTTTCATGTACTGATACTTCAGAATGGTCTAATTCGTAAAAATTTGTATTTGGTTTAAAGTGGTTGTTtttaatgcttcactccatcAAACTTTTAACTATGTCCTTAGAAAGACCTATTGTTATGATGTACTACGTTTATCATAACATGATATAAAGAGATTTCAACTCAAATTTCCACAAAGTACTGAGCCTGTATGTTAGCCATTATGTCTTATTCTCATTGCATTTTCTACAACCTGACTGGTTTTTGCTTTCCTTGGTTGTCTTATTTTTCTTGGAGAACTAGTTGGGACACTTCAGAACAAGATGGCTGTCAAGATTCGATTGGCAAGGCTTGGGTGCCGAAACCACCCATTCTATCGTCTTGTCGTTGCTGACAGCAGGGCTATGAGAGATGGCAAGCACCTTGAAGTCCTGGGCTTCTATGACCCACTGAAGGGTATGCTAGCACGCATTCTTTTTACACTATTTCCACTCTATAGTTATCCatttttattcacaaatttttcacCGTAGTTGATTACTGTCTTTTCAATTTTCATAGCCTGTTTCAGTGATACtttgttttgtcttttgttGTATGGCTCTTTACCTTGGAcattcatctgggattattataTCTTTAGCATTTATACTAGTGTGAAGTTGGAAATAACAGCTTTCTGAAAGAGAAcatcatctattatttgtttCAGAGCATGACAATCCGAAGAAGATGGCACTCAAATATGACCGAGCAAAGTAAGTGAAAGttttggttttcaataaaaGAAGTAGAGGATTATTATTCCATAATTTACTGGCTTtagcttcatttttttgttgCCTGTTGTTGCAATTTGACTCATTCTTCTAAATTTCTGGTTTATGATCTGCTCTTGTTCACTATTTATGTATGAACATAGATATCTGAATTGTGCCATTGTTTATGCATACAATGCTGATTCAGACCCTCTCtgacatgaaattaatataaactaagttgcctcccaaaaaaaaaattggttgtcAATATTTAAGTTATCAATTACATTTTTCATGCCTGATAAATCCCCACGTATATGCTTCATCCTGACGTAAGTAAATATGAATAGATTGACCAGGATGGGAATTCAGTATAGTATGAATCACTTTATGATGCCTTGTAATTGATTAAAGATGTGTAGCATTAAAATCATGCTTTACAGATTCATGTGATCTTTATGTTCATCTTCATTGCATTGCATTGTATCTTGTAATATTTGTCGTgccacattttcttttttcctttcaagATAAAACTTTTCCTGTTTTGTACTAATTAGTTAAACACATCACTTGGTTTTACGAATTCTTTTGGAAGTGCCATGCCCCTAATCCTTAAATGGTTGAATGCTGTTTTTCCTTATAGGACTTTTTCTGTCTGTGCTTACACGACATTGGTGTAAGCTTTTGTTTGCTATATTATAGTTGTGGTtcagaattatttaaaataaatttccaTCAATTTGGAGCTGAAATCTTCACATTTTTGGCAAATTGTTTTCCCACAAACTTGTTTATGTCCTTGAGGTTCTGCTGTTGCTGCAGGTACTGGTTATCAGTCGGTGCGCAGCCTACAGAGCCAGCCCAACGCATTTTGTTGAAGGCGGGGCTTGTGCAGCCACCAACTCCGGTGATAATGAACAAAAAAGGTGGGCCCCAACCCCCGACCGCTTGATACCAACAACCGGTGCTTTACTTTTTGTGGAACAACCTAATCCTTGAAGACAGGACTTTAGCGAGAAGTTGAATCCACAAAAGGAAGTAATGGCTTTTCTCTGTTCtgcaatgtctcttatttttttcttagtagAGAATGTTTGTAGTAGTTGTTTAATTTGCTTGTGAACTCGGCATCTCTTATTGTTGTACTTATGATGGTTTCCATCTTTGGCGAGAACTCATACTTGCCGCAATCTTTTCTCATTGGTATAAGTTAATTGTTCTGTGCCTATTTTTCTTATCCGAATTCAAGTTCTCACTCGTGCCAGCGCTCTGCTGGTTGATTGTCTACCAAATGGTGATTAAATTTGCTGAGAGATTCTAATCTAATgctaaatcaaaatttaaatttgtggaGATTAAATATCATTTGAtgctcatttttcttttcttgagcaTGAATGAGATGGTTGTGCATATGgtttgttgttaattttgtttgtcAGTTTATAGCTATTGACATTACTCAAAGAACCAATTCTCAGGAACTTTCtagttttttcctttcttttttttctttttcttttttcagttAATTTTCTCTACATTGTTACTCATTGAATTCAGGTAAGTGAACAACAAGATTAGCATATAAGTTAAGGGAAATGTTGATTGTTTCTCTCAATTTGCTTTAAAAATCTCATGATTGTTTTAGCTATCTTCCACGCTGGTTCCTCTGTCTATTCTTCTCTGCACTCACTGGGTTAGGCTTCAAACTTGGGCTTCCAAACTTTAGAGGCACAATTTGCTTGATGTATGAGTTTCCGGGAAAATGTCTTCTCTCTTTCGGGATTGATCGCAGCTCTGGCAGCCAGTAGGCGACATACTCTCCATCTGGGTCATAAGTTTTCGCCTGaatagataaaaagaaatagttaaatattaatCTTTAATTCTCTTAATTAAGTCAGTATATTGAATAATATCGACCATAAAAGCCGATAAGGTTGATCCATGAAACtagtagtattttttttttctcaggaAACACACAATGAGACAAGTTTGTTTAGACTATAGAGAATTATACAATACCAAAAGATTTAGGAAGGTGCACTTACTTGCTTTGGTATACTGAAATATCGATCTTCTCTTGGATCGTTGCCAACACCTAGCATAACAATACCATGAGTTACTGTTAGAAATATTTGGAAGTCATCTAATGTATGTGTATTATATACTAGGATAGTTTCTTATTAGATCCTTAACTTCCCTCCCGAATTCATATTCTCAATTCTTAAAAGTTAGAAACAGTGTGATTCAAAGCTATTATGTAAGGAGTATTATTAACCTGCGCCATAGGTCCAATTGCCATAATTTGAACATGGATCATAATCCAAAAGGCATGTCTCAAACCATTCAGCCCCCATTCTCCAATCTATGCCCATATCTCGAACAAGAAAAGAGCAAACTATCtgcaaaaattgatgaaaaaatgCCAAATTCAAACTTATCTTTATTTGGCTTAATTTTCAGCTGGTAATGCAATGCTAATAAGCAAGAAATTTTTGGTAGAGATGCTGTTGTTGAAATTAACCAACTTATAAACCGTTCTTTCTTTCCGTCTTTTTTCGTGTTTGAAAAGTAGCAAGGGGTAATTGAACAAGCATTTTGGAGGTATGATGACTACTTTCTGGGATTAAAGATGAAATTACCTGACGTCCTCGATTAGACATGAATCCAGTTGTTGATAGTTCTTTCATGTTTGCATCAATTAGTGGATATCTGTGATTGATGAGAAAGAGGAACATTATTAATCAGTTAACTACTTCTTAGGATATATGCAACGAGATTctacaacaaacaaaaatagcAATACCCAGTACGGCCGTCTCTCCAAGACTCAAATAAGGATTGATCCTGGCTCCATTTTGACATTATTTTTCTTGGACCTCCTGTGAAAAGTAAGAAGTCTGAgcaattaactatgcaatataaacaaattaagaaCATACCGAAGCTTTTCACCTATGTGAAAGATAGAATTTCCACATTTGATTGAGAGAAACCGGAAGTAGTCCCTCCATAtcaattcaaacaaaaccctGGAACCATAAGAGTTGCGtagtaagaaaaaataattgcaACTGTCACGCAGCTTCATTAATCAAGAGCTTAACATTTGCTTGCAACTATGTGGTCATATTAGAGGTGTAGTCATACCAGTATGTTGAATCATTTGCAAGCCTTTCCTTCTCATATCGCTTGACCTGAAAAGAAAAGTTGCTTGAACTTTTCCGTGGTATAACTACATGGAGATGAGATATTTAATTTAGATATCGAACCTCTTCATAGATGTAACGTGGGGAAAGACTTCCAGATGCCAGCCATGGAGAGAATTTTGTTGAGTAATCTGGTCCCAACATACCATTCCTCGTCTCCTTATAGACTTTCAATAAATCCTGTATAAACAAAAGATTAATTTTCAGGTCCTACGGCTACCAATATAAACCATTTCTCTCAGCTTGAAGGCACATGCGGTAATCTTCCAAACAAGATTTACATGGAATTGATGTATTTCCATTCTTGTCTCATAATGCTTTTTATGGAAATTGCACATCCATAACAAATCTAAAACACCCCGACATACAACCACCTTTTTCAACTTAAAGAGAGAGCAAAGAAAATGAAAGGAACACATAGACAGCAAGATACAACTCATTTTCTAGTATGCATTTCATTGTGATGGTGCATATTATCAAGCTGTATCTGAATGAtgctaaaaactttaaatatgtatatatgtgctAGAAGTTCTTTTGGCAGAGTGAAAAGAATTTCCTGTGATTACAAAGAAGTCTGAAACTAGCATTGTGGATTTGAAAATAACTCTAGAAGAACAAGGCTTGATGAACTTGCCTTCTTCCAGAAATAATCATGTAGCCTTCCCAGTGCCGCACTCTCACCCCCAACAAAGTGCATTCCGTTGTCACACTGCATTAGTGAACACAGAACATCTCCAGTTAGTATCTAGTTGATAGCATACTTTCTCATCTCCATTAAATAAGACAGCCATTCTGCTAAAAAATAGCACATTTTGATTGCAAGGCCAGCAGAGAGAAGCCAGGTTTCCTGAATGACAAATGTGTGTCACGACATCGTGATCAAGTATACCACAATTCTGTGAGATTAAGCCCAGAAATATTTGTCCGAGTTGTAGCCGCATTAGATGATTTGGAGgttagaaagaaaaacataacctGACTTGCCGTTCTCTCATGGACACCTAGTTGCTCGAGCGAAGGAATGGTTCCCCAACCACCAATTTCATCCAGTCCATTACTAGGACCTGGCCCAAGCGACAATGGCAGCTTGCAGCAAACCCTGATTGAACACCTGGATTCCACAGACTGCGAGACACGAGACAGTTTCAGGAAGAAAACTCAAAttaattttctatcaaaacgATATCAAACATGCTTAACTTATAGAAGACAGGACTTTCTAATTTCACCTTACGGAATTGTGTATAAACGTCTGGTAAATTATTGGCATCAAAAGGCAGGTCATCTATATGGTATAAAGTACTTCCCCAGATAAGCTGTAGCTTAGGATTCAAAGGCTTCTGGTTAGACGATCCTATAGGCAGCACCACTTGCTGCAGCCCTTTATGAACAAGCCTTTCAACAAAAACTTCCTCACTGCAAGTttccttatgggcataaaccTGAGATAAACAGTGCCAGGTCAAGAAATTAAGCTCAgttctaaaacaaaaaattgaaggGAAGTCACAGAATTTATAACTGTATGGGCTCCGGTGGCTTTTACGACTGTAGGTAGGATTTCCTCTGGTTTCCCATGCTGTATTAACAGGTTCAGTCCTTTCTTCATCAGATTATTCTTCAAGTCCGTCAAGCATTCTATCAGGAATTGAACCCTAATGGCTGACGATGATCACAGatacattaataaaattttccaaatttaatgAAGCAAAATAATCCCATGATTACTATCCCAAACTTAACATTGAAGAATCATgaaaattatatgatttaaCACCACAAAAAGTGAGGATTTTTAAGGTATACTCATACCTTAACATGCATGAATAAAAGGTAGACAAATCACCAAAGTTCTAACAAACAATTGGAATGTTTGAAGGCCGATCAAAGATGAGAATCATTCATGCTTGTAATTCAACACAACTCCAAGCACTAAAAGAGAgagggagaaaaaaaagaaatgaaatttaCCAGGGAGACAATGCACTGCATTTAAACTAATTAGGAAGAGATCGAGCACATAGTTCAACTGACAAATatcttaattttgaaattgaaattcaCTAAATTTGAAGATAGAACTTGACAGAATTAGTTCATAGTGTGTCCTACATTTCCACTTTAGCTCAATCATGAGCATCCTCAGCAAAAGACAGCGTAGTAAATGTGAAGCATTATGGCTTATGGATGCATTGACTATTCTTTAGGCCATGAAAACCATCAGGGATTCAATTATCTATCATTATTCCAAAATATGAATGAATTGATCACCAGGCTGAACAAATGCATGCTCTAAAATTTcccatcaaagaaacaaatggaTGGTGATATGAAAGCACTGGAAAAATCACCTCCGGTTTTGGGGAATCCGAAGTAATGCGTAGTCCCAAAGTTACGAGGATCAACGCAATAGACAGGAAGAACGGCAGCGGAGCTTGCCCAAGCGCGGAGCAGCGCCTCATTGTCGAGCAAGCGGAGATCGTTGCGGAACCAAACAATGGCCACACCGGTACCATTCCTTCGATTCAAATCGGAGGCGGTGTACCTTTGGAACGCCTGCTTGGATACCAACGCCGTCTCGTCGGCGGTGAGGTCCGGGACAGTCACCAATGGCTGCTTAGAAGCGGAGGAGAGCATGACTGTGAGAAGGCGGCGGGGGATCGGTATGAGCTTTCGATTcaaagctagggttttgaaaggagGGAAGGAGGAGTGGGAGTAGGAGAAGAGCATCATcgctctcttcttcttctttgagagCATGATGAGAGAGAGTGGAAGCGCGGGAGTTATGACACGTGTCGGACTATGAATGGTGTTTACGTGGCAGAGCATTAGCCACCAGAAAAAGTCTTGTGGATTGAGTGGATTTGCTGTCTTGATCCGAACAGCAAACAGTAAATATGTGCTTGTTTACACTTATAGCCCTAACAAAACAGAAAATTATTATCTTGTGAGGAAAATTCACCACTGGACCACAAGGATCCTCAAATATTAGTTTTAGTCCTTGCCTTTAAAGAAATTtcagttttattattatttttttttcaatatgaaatcaataaaacttaatgaattaaatttgatttccacaataagaagtatatatatgAGCTATTATGCCAAAAACTATGAATCAAGCTTACAaaaacaaacattgattgatgTTACAAATAATATACAGAGATTAAGCAAATATGAGAACAAGGTTGAGATCTTATTAAAGTTGAGACATAGATGAAAGTTTAGGCTCTTCTAACAAAGACAAAGAGTGAGCCTCTAGAGCCCTTCCCAAGCCTTATGTTCTCATCAATGTAACTGATTTCCAGCTTAACCTCACTTTCCCAGCCATACTGAAAATCTAATGATCCAATCTTCAGTTGAGGAGGCTCAAATATAACTTCAATCCATTTATCATCCAACACTTTCAGTTTTCCTGATAATTGAATTTCCAAAGCATGAATCATGagcacagaaaaaaaaaaagtatgaagtAGTCGAGATTTTTAATAACTAGTACCTTTGAGTGATACTTCCCCATCGAGAAATCCAAAGATGGAGAATGAAACCTTATTTCTGACAGAATCAGGGGCTTTGACAATTTGGatcatttcatttgttttgaaaataagGCGGCCGATGGCACTCCTGTAGCCTCCTCCCGGTGATGTTGGCCTTGAGCAGTACACTACATCCCACTCTG from Dioscorea cayenensis subsp. rotundata cultivar TDr96_F1 chromosome 9, TDr96_F1_v2_PseudoChromosome.rev07_lg8_w22 25.fasta, whole genome shotgun sequence includes these protein-coding regions:
- the LOC120268979 gene encoding cryptochrome DASH, chloroplastic/mitochondrial, whose translation is MMLFSYSHSSFPPFKTLALNRKLIPIPRRLLTVMLSSASKQPLVTVPDLTADETALVSKQAFQRYTASDLNRRNGTGVAIVWFRNDLRLLDNEALLRAWASSAAVLPVYCVDPRNFGTTHYFGFPKTGAIRVQFLIECLTDLKNNLMKKGLNLLIQHGKPEEILPTVVKATGAHTVYAHKETCSEEVFVERLVHKGLQQVVLPIGSSNQKPLNPKLQLIWGSTLYHIDDLPFDANNLPDVYTQFRKSVESRCSIRVCCKLPLSLGPGPSNGLDEIGGWGTIPSLEQLGVHERTASQCDNGMHFVGGESAALGRLHDYFWKKDLLKVYKETRNGMLGPDYSTKFSPWLASGSLSPRYIYEEVKRYEKERLANDSTYWVLFELIWRDYFRFLSIKCGNSIFHIGGPRKIMSKWSQDQSLFESWRDGRTGYPLIDANMKELSTTGFMSNRGRQIVCSFLVRDMGIDWRMGAEWFETCLLDYDPCSNYGNWTYGAGVGNDPREDRYFSIPKQAKTYDPDGEYVAYWLPELRSIPKERRHFPGNSYIKQIVPLKFGSPSLKPNPVSAEKNRQRNQRGR
- the LOC120268372 gene encoding probable plastid-lipid-associated protein 8, chloroplastic is translated as MASMASLISPHAKLSPPSLVSTRHRIRSSLVAQPPASAPSDLVSSILSKVKGSDRGVLLSKEGHSDVAAVAQQLHKYCVDEPVKCPLIFGEWDVVYCSRPTSPGGGYRSAIGRLIFKTNEMIQIVKAPDSVRNKVSFSIFGFLDGEVSLKGKLKVLDDKWIEVIFEPPQLKIGSLDFQYGWESEVKLEISYIDENIRLGKGSRGSLFVFVRRA
- the LOC120268980 gene encoding 30S ribosomal protein S16-2, chloroplastic/mitochondrial-like encodes the protein MAVKIRLARLGCRNHPFYRLVVADSRAMRDGKHLEVLGFYDPLKEHDNPKKMALKYDRAKYWLSVGAQPTEPAQRILLKAGLVQPPTPVIMNKKGGPQPPTA